GCCAGAGGCGGCGGCCCGAGCCCGCGGCGTCACCGGAGCCGGAGCCGCGCTCTCGCTGGCCCTGACGCTGGTGCTGGCGGGTTGCGGCTGGGTCCTGGGGGACGTGCTCGCCGACTCGCTGCCGACGGCGGCGCTGCTGGCCCTGGTGGCCGGCGGGCTCGGCGCGGGCGTGGCGATGTGCCAGGCCTGGGCGCTGGCCCACGAGGACAGCTGGTTCTACGTCGCCCTCGCCTTCGGCGTCGCGCTCGTGGCGCCGGCGGCCGGCCTGCTCACCGTCGCCGTCACCGACTCCGGTGCGGTGGCCTACTTGTGCGGTCTCGGGGCGACCGTGCTGGTGGTGGAGCTCCTCGGGCTGGCACGGGTCCGTCGCAGCGGACGTTTCGTGGTGAGCTGGCCGGTGCTGCGGGAGAACCTGCGCATCGGCCTGCCGGTGGTGCCTCACCAGTTCGCCACCGGCAGCGCCACGGGCGTCGCGGTGCTGACCGCAGGCAGCGTGCTCGGTCGGGCCGCCGGCGGCCAGGCTCAGGTCGCGGTCTACCTCGGCACCGTGACGCTCATCGTGACCAGCGCTCTGAGCTACGCCTGGACCCCGATCATCCTGCGGGCCCCCGAGGAGGAGCGCGGGGGACAGCTCTCCGAGACCGCCCGGGTGGTCACCTGGATTGCCGGGCTGGCCGCGACCGGCGTGGCAGCGACCTCCCCGCTGCTGCTGCGGTTCCTGGTCCCTGCGAGCTTCGACGTCGAGAGCCTGGTCCCGGTCGCCGCCCTCGTCTCGCTGACCGCCCCGCTGGCGGCGGTATACCTGGCCCATTCCCAGCCGGTGGTCGCCTCGGGACGCACCGCCGGACTGGCGCTGGCCAGCCCGTCCGCGCTGCTGCTGGGGGCGGGCGCCTCGGTGATCGCCACCCGCGCCTGGGGCCTGGTCGGGGTTGCGATCGGCTACGTCGTCACCTACGTGCTGCTCTATGCCTTCACCCGGACCCTGGCCCGCCGGGTCAGCGATCTGCGCTGGCACGAGCTGCCGGTGCTGCCGGCGCTGCTGGTGGCGCTGGCAGGGTGCCTGGCCGGGGCCCTGCTCCCGGTCACCGGCCTCGAGGCGGTGCTGAGCCGGGGCCTGCTGGCCACCGTGGCCGGCGTCCTGCTCGGGCACCGGGTGCTCAGCACCCTGCGCCCGCGCACCCGCGGTGCCGGCGCCCCCGAGCCCGGGGCGGTGGTCTGAGTGCGCGTGGTCATCGCCGCGCCGGCGTACTACCCGGCGCACAAGGCCGGCGGTCCGGTCCCCGGAATCATGGGGGTCGTCGAGGGCCTCGCCGGCCACGAGGTGCACGTGGTCACCTCCGACCGCGACCTGGGCGAGAGCGCCCCCTACCCCGCGCCGTACCGAGACACGGTGCAGGTCGGCGCCGCCTCCGTCACCTACCTGCCGCCGCCCGGCCGTGGCACCGCAGGCACCTGGTGGCGGGCGCTGCGGCTGCTGCACTCCGCCGACGTGGTGCAGTTCAACTCCCTGATGTCCAAGACGCACACGATCGTGCCGCTGCTCTTCCTGGCGCTGACCCGGTTCCGCGGGCAGGTCGTCATCAGCCCACGCGGCGAGCTCGCCTCCTCCGCGCTGGTCCTGGGTGGCAGCCGGCAGAAGCGCCTGTGGCTGGGCCTGCTGGCCCGGGCCGGCTGGTGGCGGCGCGTGGGCCGCAGCAGCAACGGGGGTCGCGACGCCAACGTGCTGTGGGTGGTCAGCTCCGACCACGAGGGCGACGACGTGCGCCGCGCCTTCCCCGGCGCGGCCGTGGCGGTGGCGCCCGAGCGCCTGCGCGGCGCCGGCTCCCGGGCCCGTGGGGCGCGCCCGCCGCTGGCAGAGGGGCTGCGGATGGTCTCGGTGGGGCGGATCGCCCCGGTCAAGGGCACCGTGGACCTGGTGCGCGGCCTGGCCGCCGTCCGCCGGCCGGTGCACCTGCGGCTGCTCGGCCTCGTCGAGGACGCGGACTACGCGGCCCAGGTGGAGGACGCGATCGCTGCGCTCCCCGAGCACGTCACGGTGGAGCTGGCCGGTGCGCTGCCGCCCGACGAGGTCGAGGCCGAGCTCGGCGGGGCCCACCTGTTCGCCCTGCTCACCCGCGGGGAGAACTTCGGGCACGCCCTCGGCGAGGCGCTGCGGGCGGGCTGCCCGGTGCTGGTCACCGACACCACGCCGTGGACCCCGGTCGGGGAGGCGGGCGCGGGGGTGGTTCTCACCGTGCCGGACTGCGCGTCAGTCGAGCGGGTCGCCGAGGCAGTCGACTCGTTCGCGGAGATGGACGACCGGACGCACGCACTGTGGTCCGAGCGAGCGCGGGAGTACGTGGCCGGGCTGACCCAGCCGCCGTCCCTCGTGGAGCTGCTCGAGCAGCACCCGTGACCGTGGCGGCGCGAATCGGCCTAGCGACGACCGGCTGGGCCGAGCGTCATGGCGGCTTCCAGTGCCGCGGCCAGGCGCTGCGGGCCGACCGCCGGCGAGTAGTGCGTCTCGAAGCTGTCCCGCGCCGCGCGCCCCCGGGTCCGGAGCTCCTCGGAGGTCGCGGCGAGACCAGCGTCGATGGCGGCGAGCACGCTGGCCACGTCGCCCGGTGCCGCCGACCAGCCGGCACCGGCGCCGGTGACCACCTCGGCGGCATCACCCGCGGCGTGGGAGAGGATCGGGCGTCCGGCGGCCATCGCGGCCTGCACCTTGCTGGGCATGGTGACCCGCAGCAGCGGCGAGTCCTGGAGCGACACCACCTGGGCGTCGGAGGCGGCCAGGTAGGCGCCGACCTCCTCGGTGGGGACCCGGGGCAGGAAGATCACGTTCGTGGCGCCGAGCCGCTCCGCCTGCGCCACGAGGTCCTCGCGGGCCACCCCGTCGCCGAGCAGCACCAGGTGGGCGCGCGGCCGCTGCGCGAACGCCTCGACCAGCGTCTGGAGCCCCTGCAGCTCGCCGAGGTTCCCGGCGTACATCCAGGTGGGTCCTTCGGGGAGACCGAGCGCCTTCCGGTCGAGCGCGTCCCGGTCCAGCTCGGGCAGCAGATGAGAGTCGTCGATCCAGTTGGGGGTGTAGTGGATCCGGTCGGCAGGAACGCCACGGGTCTCGAGCACTTCCCGCATGCCCGGCGAGATCACGCCCACCCCAGCAGCGTGCCGATAGGTCCACTGGCAGAACGAGCTCAGCGACCGCTCGGCGATCTCTCCGGCACGTCCTCCGACGAACCCCGAGTCGGTGACGCTGTCGGGCCACAGATCCTGGATCAGCAGGAAGATCGGCGCCCGGCGGACTCGCAGCATCCTCACCGCAGGGATGGCCGCGGTCGCCGGCGAGGAATAGACCAGCCAGACATCGGGACGCCCCACGGCGGCCCTCGCCACCACCGAGGCGCCGGCCGCGAAGGACAGGTAGTTGAGGGCCCGGGGCACAGCCGCCCGGCCGTGGCTGGGATAGAGCGGGGCGCGGTGCACCGTGACTCCGGGAGCCGGACTCTCGCGACGGTAGGGGCGCACCGGGTAGCCCGGCGCGAGCCTCCCGGTCGGGTAGTTGGGGAAGCCCGTGACTACGTCGACCCGGTGGCCGAGGGCCGCCAGGTCCGAGGCGATGGAGAACGGCACGATCGCCGGCTCGGGCGGGAACCACTGCGTGACGAAGCCGATGTGCACGGGCCTCACCCTAGGTGCTGGCGAGTTCGCCCTCCCGTCGGGCCGCCCTGACCTCGCGAGCCGTGCGGGCCGCGACCCCGGCCACCATCACCAGGCAGAACCAGCCGAGCGGGATCGTGGAGAGCGGTTCGGTGATCCCGCAGAGCACCAGCCCGAGGACGGCGAGCACAGCGAGCCGTGCGGTCACCTCGTCGTCAGGACCGGGCTGCGGGGACCGGAAGACCAGGAGGGTGGCCCGAAGCCCGCCGGCCATGATCGTGAGGTACGCCAGGATGCCGATCAGGCCGACCTGGGGAGCCAGATCGATCAGCGAGTTGTGGCCGTGCGTGAGCTGGTAGCCGGCATTGAAGTAGATCCGGTCGAAGACGTTGTTGGGCCAGGCGGGCTGCCACGGGTGGGGCCAGACCGTGCCCCAGCCGTAGCCCTGCAGGACCCGGTCGTCGAGCTCCTCCAACGTCGCCCGCCAGAACGGCACCCGGCCCGAGAGGGTGGTGCTGTCCCGGCCGAGCAGGCGGCCCAGAAGGTCGGGACGGACGGAGAGCGTGGCAGAGGCCAGCAGGAGGACCGACCAGACGGCCGTCCATCCCCGCCGGGAGAGCCGCGGGAGGGTCGAGGAGCCGATCTGCCGACGACTCAGGCGCAGCGCGAGCGCGACCAGGATCAGCGCCGGGGCCGCGGCGGTCGCAGTACCAGAACCGGCGAGGTAGATGCCGAGAAGGATGGTCGCCAGGCTGAGTCCCCACAGGACGCGTCCCCAGGTGCTCCGCGGGACCGCTGCCAGCGCGAAGCACAGGGCGAGCACCAGCGTGTAGGCAAGGATGTTGCGGTTGGTCCCGATACCCGCCAGGAAGCCATCCTCGGTAGGGGGCATGCGCCCGGTGAGCTGGGCCCAGTAGCTCAGCACCACTACCGCGACACCGCCGAGGGTGACACCGTGGCACAGCACGGCGGTGCGGGTGTTGGCGGCGGCCAGGAGTGCGATCAGGGCGATGTGCACATACATCTGGGTGGAGCCCCGCGTCTCCACCTCGCTGATCGACCACAGCGTGGTCAACCCGGCGAAGGCCATGAAGAGGCCGACCGGTATCGAGACCAGCGGAAGCCTCAGCCACGGGAGCGTCACCAGGCAGATCACCCAGGTGACGTCGATGGCCCGGTCCAGCGCGGCGAAGAAGTTCGGGAGCAGGACCAGCGGGTTGCTCATCAGGACGAAGAGCGTCGCGATGGCGACCATCCAGGCAAGGGCCTGGGGAGTTCCGACCGCTGCCGGTGACCGGCGGGCGCGCCAGGCGTGGACGCGGTCCAGGAGGTGCAGGGCCCGGGCGGTGCCGGTGCGGGCCAGAGCCCGTTGTCCTGCTTCGCTCACTCGTCGCCGTCCTGGGCAACCCGGCGGGCGGGCATGATCGGAGCGGAGCGGACGCTCGGCTGCGACACCCGGTCGACGCAGGTGGGCCAGGCCGGCTTGGTGGCCAGCCGCACGGCGACGGCAGGGATGGCCATGGTGCTCCTTGATGGGTGTGGGTCGAAGGCCCTCAGAGGTCGGGGCGCCTCAGTGTATGGGGCTCCGGATCGCCCGGTGGGACACAGTGGGGCACGCGGCAGCACGCGAACTAGGGTTCGTGGCATGAACGAGTCCACCCTCGCCCCGGACGCGGCACGAGTCCAGGCTGTCCGAGCCTCGCTCACCGAGCTCCAGGGGCACCAGGCGTGGGCGTTGCTGCGCCTGTCCCGACGTGAGCCCGGCGACCCGGACGTGGTGACCTTCGTCGGCGGCGGACGCAGCGAGGTCGACTCCCTGCTCGACGTGCCCCTCGAGGAGGGCGTGCCGTCCGAGGGCCGTCGGTTCGACCGGCTCCTGGCCGTCCCGTTCCGGCAGGTGCGCGAGCGAGGCTTCGAGGCGCACGACGACGGCGCCCCGCTGGTGGTGGTCGACGTCGAGACCGAGCAGCGGCACGCGGTGGCCGACGTGCTGGCGGCGATCGAGGACACCGGGGTCGAGTTCACCGACCCGGGCGGCTTCGAGACCTCCGACGAGGAGTACGCGCAGATCGCCGAGGCGATCATCCGCGACGAGATCGGCCAGGGCGAGGGCGCCAACCTGGTGATCGGCCGGCACTACCGCGCCTTGGTCGCCGACTGGGACGCCGAGAAGGCGCTCACCGTATTCCGCCGCCTGCTGGACCGCGAGCGCGGCGCCTACTGGACCTTCCTGTTCTTCACCGGCGACCGCTACCTGATCGGGGCGAGTCCGGAGCGGCACGTCAGCGTCCACGGCGGCGACGTGCGGATGAACCCGATCTCGGGCACCTTCCGGGTGGGCAGCCGGAGCGCGGCCGAGATGAAGCCCGCGCTGCTCGACTTCCTGCGCGACGAGAAGGAGATCTACGAGCTCTTCATGGTCGTCGACGAAGAACTCAAGATGATGTGCGACCTGTGCCACGAGGGCGGCATGGTGCTGGGCCCGTTCCTCAAGCCGATGACCCACCTGGTGCACACCGAGTACCTGCTGGCCGGGCGCTCGCGCCGCGACGTGCGCGAGATCCTGCGCGACACGATGTTCGCCGCGACCGTGACCGGCAGCCCGGTGGAGAACGCCTGCCGGTTGATCAAGACCTACGAGGCTGAGGGACGCGGCTACTACGGCGCGGCGCTCGCCCTGCTCGGGCGCGACGAGACCGGGGCGCCCACCGCGGACAGTCCGATCGTGATCCGCACCGTCGACGTCGACCTCGAGGGCCGGCTGAAGGTCACCGCCGGTGCGACGCTGGTGCGAGACAGCGACCCGGCGTACGAGGTGGCGGAGACCCACGCCAAGGCCGGGGGCGTGCTCTCGGCGCTGGGCCTGGTGCCCGGCGCCGGCGCTCCTGCGGAAGGCCTGGCCGACCTGACCCGCGACGAGGACGTGCTGATCGCCCTGCAGTCGCGCAACCGCCGGCTGTCCACGTTCTGGCTGACCGACCAGGCGGGTGCCACGCCCGACCCCGCGCTGGCCGGCAAGCGCGTCGGGATCCTCGACGGCGAGGACGACTTCGTCAACATGCTGCGCCACCTGCTCGGGGTGATGGGCATGACCAGCGAGGTGGTGCGGCACGAGGCGTACGTCGAGGGGTGCCTGGACGACTACGACCTGGTGATCGTGGGTCCCGGCCCTGGCGACCCCCGCGACGGGTCCGACCCGAAGATCGCCCGGTTCCGGGCCGCGGTGGAGCGCCTCCTGTCCCGCGAGCAGAAGTTCCTCGCGGTGTGCCTGGGCCACCAGACCCTCTGCGACCGGCTGGGCATCCCGCTGGCCTTCAAGGACATCGTCTTCCAGGGCACGCAGGCCCTGGTCGACGTCGACGGCCGGGCCGAGCGGGTCGGGTTCTACAACACCTTCGTCGCCCGTCCCGGTGACACCGGCCTGCCGGACGGGGTGAGCGTGGAGACCGACCCCGGGACCGGGGACGTGCACGCGGTCCGCGGTCCGCACTTCCGCGGCATCCAGTTCCACGCGGAGTCGATCCTCACCGAGCGCGGCTACGACCTGATCAACGAGATCGTGGCCGACCTGCTGACCTGAGCGCATCCCGCGGTTCCACGAACACGCCCCATTCCGGCCGCTTAGGCTGTCCGCGCCTCGACAGCCCGTGCGCCTGCGCGCGCGGGCGCTGCCGTCGCCAGATCCCCGTACCTGAAGAGAGCTCCGTCACGTGTCGTCAGTCGACCTCCGGCCTGGTCCGCGGTCCAACAACCTCGACGGGCTCCGGCTCGTCGGAGCGCTCCTGGTCATCTTCGGCCACGCCTACGCGCTGATGGCGCTGCCGGTGCCCGTGCCGGTGGTGGCCGGCTACCCGGTGCAGACGCTGGG
The window above is part of the Nocardioides campestrisoli genome. Proteins encoded here:
- a CDS encoding glycosyltransferase family 4 protein encodes the protein MHIGFVTQWFPPEPAIVPFSIASDLAALGHRVDVVTGFPNYPTGRLAPGYPVRPYRRESPAPGVTVHRAPLYPSHGRAAVPRALNYLSFAAGASVVARAAVGRPDVWLVYSSPATAAIPAVRMLRVRRAPIFLLIQDLWPDSVTDSGFVGGRAGEIAERSLSSFCQWTYRHAAGVGVISPGMREVLETRGVPADRIHYTPNWIDDSHLLPELDRDALDRKALGLPEGPTWMYAGNLGELQGLQTLVEAFAQRPRAHLVLLGDGVAREDLVAQAERLGATNVIFLPRVPTEEVGAYLAASDAQVVSLQDSPLLRVTMPSKVQAAMAAGRPILSHAAGDAAEVVTGAGAGWSAAPGDVASVLAAIDAGLAATSEELRTRGRAARDSFETHYSPAVGPQRLAAALEAAMTLGPAGRR
- a CDS encoding anthranilate synthase family protein, whose translation is MNESTLAPDAARVQAVRASLTELQGHQAWALLRLSRREPGDPDVVTFVGGGRSEVDSLLDVPLEEGVPSEGRRFDRLLAVPFRQVRERGFEAHDDGAPLVVVDVETEQRHAVADVLAAIEDTGVEFTDPGGFETSDEEYAQIAEAIIRDEIGQGEGANLVIGRHYRALVADWDAEKALTVFRRLLDRERGAYWTFLFFTGDRYLIGASPERHVSVHGGDVRMNPISGTFRVGSRSAAEMKPALLDFLRDEKEIYELFMVVDEELKMMCDLCHEGGMVLGPFLKPMTHLVHTEYLLAGRSRRDVREILRDTMFAATVTGSPVENACRLIKTYEAEGRGYYGAALALLGRDETGAPTADSPIVIRTVDVDLEGRLKVTAGATLVRDSDPAYEVAETHAKAGGVLSALGLVPGAGAPAEGLADLTRDEDVLIALQSRNRRLSTFWLTDQAGATPDPALAGKRVGILDGEDDFVNMLRHLLGVMGMTSEVVRHEAYVEGCLDDYDLVIVGPGPGDPRDGSDPKIARFRAAVERLLSREQKFLAVCLGHQTLCDRLGIPLAFKDIVFQGTQALVDVDGRAERVGFYNTFVARPGDTGLPDGVSVETDPGTGDVHAVRGPHFRGIQFHAESILTERGYDLINEIVADLLT
- a CDS encoding glycosyltransferase gives rise to the protein MRVVIAAPAYYPAHKAGGPVPGIMGVVEGLAGHEVHVVTSDRDLGESAPYPAPYRDTVQVGAASVTYLPPPGRGTAGTWWRALRLLHSADVVQFNSLMSKTHTIVPLLFLALTRFRGQVVISPRGELASSALVLGGSRQKRLWLGLLARAGWWRRVGRSSNGGRDANVLWVVSSDHEGDDVRRAFPGAAVAVAPERLRGAGSRARGARPPLAEGLRMVSVGRIAPVKGTVDLVRGLAAVRRPVHLRLLGLVEDADYAAQVEDAIAALPEHVTVELAGALPPDEVEAELGGAHLFALLTRGENFGHALGEALRAGCPVLVTDTTPWTPVGEAGAGVVLTVPDCASVERVAEAVDSFAEMDDRTHALWSERAREYVAGLTQPPSLVELLEQHP
- a CDS encoding lipopolysaccharide biosynthesis protein, which gives rise to MAEASRRLIGRGSIYTLGSAAPMLAGVAVTPLLTRSLGVEAYGEVSIAVTVMQWALGLFALGLPVAITRYAVLAGPGPEAAARARGVTGAGAALSLALTLVLAGCGWVLGDVLADSLPTAALLALVAGGLGAGVAMCQAWALAHEDSWFYVALAFGVALVAPAAGLLTVAVTDSGAVAYLCGLGATVLVVELLGLARVRRSGRFVVSWPVLRENLRIGLPVVPHQFATGSATGVAVLTAGSVLGRAAGGQAQVAVYLGTVTLIVTSALSYAWTPIILRAPEEERGGQLSETARVVTWIAGLAATGVAATSPLLLRFLVPASFDVESLVPVAALVSLTAPLAAVYLAHSQPVVASGRTAGLALASPSALLLGAGASVIATRAWGLVGVAIGYVVTYVLLYAFTRTLARRVSDLRWHELPVLPALLVALAGCLAGALLPVTGLEAVLSRGLLATVAGVLLGHRVLSTLRPRTRGAGAPEPGAVV
- a CDS encoding O-antigen ligase family protein gives rise to the protein MSEAGQRALARTGTARALHLLDRVHAWRARRSPAAVGTPQALAWMVAIATLFVLMSNPLVLLPNFFAALDRAIDVTWVICLVTLPWLRLPLVSIPVGLFMAFAGLTTLWSISEVETRGSTQMYVHIALIALLAAANTRTAVLCHGVTLGGVAVVVLSYWAQLTGRMPPTEDGFLAGIGTNRNILAYTLVLALCFALAAVPRSTWGRVLWGLSLATILLGIYLAGSGTATAAAPALILVALALRLSRRQIGSSTLPRLSRRGWTAVWSVLLLASATLSVRPDLLGRLLGRDSTTLSGRVPFWRATLEELDDRVLQGYGWGTVWPHPWQPAWPNNVFDRIYFNAGYQLTHGHNSLIDLAPQVGLIGILAYLTIMAGGLRATLLVFRSPQPGPDDEVTARLAVLAVLGLVLCGITEPLSTIPLGWFCLVMVAGVAARTAREVRAARREGELAST